The following proteins are co-located in the Pseudomonas sp. ATCC 13867 genome:
- the nirK gene encoding copper-containing nitrite reductase: MHDQEEMSLSRRTLLAGAVVLGVTGSMLGSGRALARGGEPAPKNMGPAPDLSKLEHVKVDLVAPPFVHAHEQRVSGKPRVVEFRMVIEEKKLVIDDDGTEIHAMTFNGSVPGPMMVVHQDDYLELTLVNPATNTLTHNIDFHASTGALGGGALTIIQPGEEVKLRFRATRPGVFVYHCAPGGAMIPWHVVSGMNGAIMVLPRDGLKDRDGKALKYDKVVYIGEQDYYVPRDKDGKFKRYATPMEGYNDTLEVMKGLIPSHIVFNGKVGALTGKNALTANVGETMLIIHSQANRDTRPHLIGGHGDHVWATGKFHNPPEEDLETWFIPGGAAGAALYTFLQPGLYTYLNHNLIEAVLLGAAAHIQVEGKWDSDLMSQIEPPTPIK, encoded by the coding sequence ATGCATGATCAGGAAGAGATGTCCCTTTCCCGGCGTACCCTGCTGGCTGGCGCGGTAGTGCTCGGCGTTACCGGCTCGATGCTCGGCAGCGGACGTGCCCTGGCCAGGGGCGGAGAGCCGGCGCCGAAGAACATGGGGCCGGCACCTGACCTGTCCAAACTGGAGCACGTCAAGGTCGATCTGGTCGCCCCGCCCTTCGTCCATGCACACGAGCAGCGCGTCAGCGGCAAGCCTCGCGTGGTCGAGTTCCGCATGGTGATCGAAGAGAAGAAGCTGGTCATCGACGACGATGGCACCGAGATCCACGCCATGACCTTCAACGGCTCGGTTCCCGGCCCGATGATGGTGGTGCACCAGGACGACTACTTGGAGCTCACCCTGGTCAACCCGGCCACCAACACCCTGACCCACAACATCGACTTCCACGCCTCTACCGGTGCCCTGGGTGGCGGCGCGCTGACCATCATCCAGCCCGGCGAGGAAGTGAAGCTGCGCTTCCGTGCGACCCGCCCCGGCGTGTTCGTCTACCACTGCGCACCGGGCGGCGCGATGATCCCGTGGCACGTGGTCTCGGGCATGAACGGCGCGATCATGGTGCTGCCGCGCGATGGCCTGAAGGACCGCGACGGCAAGGCGCTGAAGTACGACAAGGTGGTCTACATCGGCGAGCAGGACTACTACGTCCCGCGCGACAAGGACGGCAAGTTCAAGCGCTACGCAACGCCGATGGAAGGCTACAACGACACGCTGGAAGTCATGAAGGGGCTGATCCCCAGCCACATCGTGTTCAACGGCAAGGTCGGCGCGCTGACCGGCAAGAACGCACTGACCGCCAATGTCGGCGAGACCATGCTGATCATCCATTCCCAGGCCAACCGCGACACCCGCCCGCACCTGATCGGCGGCCACGGCGACCACGTATGGGCCACCGGCAAGTTCCACAACCCGCCGGAGGAAGACCTGGAAACCTGGTTCATCCCAGGCGGCGCGGCCGGCGCTGCGCTCTACACCTTCCTGCAGCCGGGCCTGTACACCTACCTCAACCACAACCTGATCGAGGCCGTCCTGCTGGGCGCCGCCGCGCACATCCAGGTCGAAGGCAAGTGGGACTCCGACCTGATGAGCCAGATCGAGCCGCCAACGCCGATCAAGTAA
- a CDS encoding nitric oxide reductase activation protein NorD: MTIHLEIEEGFGRAWHRFITRRASPEFEDAAVALDDVRRSLLLLFRGTGGEAGVGVEAASARELLVRRSLLQQVAGTCQQLPVAWFDADSLRLPAQLAVFPDAELNRELYRWLALLAAHSQPMRHWARDNQAWTLAVLDRYPLLHPRYRRLVDALLSLRPDPSALPPAEAALERALQQALREPGSLQRLPRSEKAPWPVPLWLYPPQRLAAPQHTDLIDGDEQGRSVHSEAKGVARKRAERTEQDPGRGGLLLFRLENLFSWSEHVELDRAGDDSEDLDAAKVADDLDHLSMSRQRQKKGGGLKLDLDLPAADFDDMPLGEGIRLPEWDYRRQQLIDDHVCLQPMLPRDAVPAPLPDALAPVARRLRRQFESLRQQPQWLRRQPQGAELDLEAWLDFSVQRRLGTCSEPGLFMEHRQTRRDLACLLLADLSMSTDAHIDNDHRVIDLISDSLLLFGEALQAVGDRFALYGFSSLRRHQVRLTQLKTFDERYNDTVRGRIRVLRPGYYTRMGAAIRRATQLLLERKERQRVLLILTDGKPNDLDLYEGRYGVEDTRQAVLEARRAGLVPFCITIDREAADYLPHLFGSQGYLLINDPAQLPVRLPQLYRQLTRRQG; encoded by the coding sequence ATGACCATCCACCTCGAAATCGAAGAAGGCTTCGGCCGCGCCTGGCACCGCTTCATCACCCGTCGCGCCAGCCCTGAGTTCGAGGACGCGGCGGTAGCCCTGGACGACGTACGACGCAGCCTGCTGTTGCTATTCCGTGGCACCGGCGGCGAGGCCGGCGTCGGCGTGGAGGCGGCCAGCGCCCGCGAACTGTTGGTACGCCGCAGCCTGCTGCAGCAGGTAGCCGGCACCTGCCAGCAACTGCCGGTGGCCTGGTTCGACGCCGACTCCCTGCGTCTGCCCGCGCAACTGGCGGTGTTCCCCGATGCCGAGCTGAACCGCGAACTCTACCGCTGGCTGGCGCTGCTGGCCGCGCACAGTCAGCCGATGCGCCACTGGGCCCGGGACAACCAGGCCTGGACGCTCGCCGTACTTGACCGTTACCCGCTGCTGCACCCGCGCTACCGCCGGTTGGTGGATGCGCTGCTGAGCCTGCGTCCCGATCCTTCCGCGCTGCCGCCCGCCGAGGCGGCGCTGGAGCGCGCGCTGCAGCAGGCCCTGCGCGAGCCGGGCAGCCTGCAGCGGTTGCCGCGCAGCGAGAAGGCGCCCTGGCCGGTGCCGCTCTGGCTCTATCCACCGCAACGCCTGGCCGCGCCGCAGCACACCGACCTGATCGACGGCGACGAGCAGGGCCGTTCCGTCCACAGCGAGGCCAAGGGCGTGGCGCGCAAACGCGCCGAACGTACCGAGCAGGACCCTGGCCGTGGCGGCCTGCTGCTGTTCCGCCTGGAGAACCTGTTCAGCTGGTCCGAGCACGTCGAACTGGACCGTGCCGGCGACGACAGCGAAGACCTGGACGCGGCGAAGGTCGCGGACGACCTCGACCACCTCAGCATGTCCCGCCAACGGCAGAAGAAGGGCGGCGGCCTGAAGCTCGACCTGGACCTGCCGGCCGCCGATTTCGACGACATGCCACTGGGCGAGGGTATCCGCCTGCCGGAGTGGGATTACCGGCGCCAGCAACTGATCGACGATCACGTCTGCCTGCAGCCGATGCTGCCGCGCGATGCCGTGCCGGCGCCATTGCCCGACGCCCTGGCGCCCGTGGCGCGACGTCTGCGCCGGCAATTCGAAAGCCTGCGCCAGCAGCCGCAGTGGCTGCGCCGGCAACCCCAGGGCGCGGAACTGGACCTGGAAGCCTGGCTGGACTTCAGCGTCCAGCGGCGCCTGGGTACCTGCAGCGAGCCCGGGCTGTTCATGGAACACCGGCAGACCCGTCGCGACCTGGCGTGCCTGCTGCTGGCGGACCTGTCGATGTCCACCGACGCGCACATCGACAACGACCACCGTGTCATCGACCTGATCAGCGACAGCCTGCTGCTGTTCGGTGAGGCGCTGCAGGCGGTGGGCGATCGCTTCGCGCTGTACGGATTCTCGTCGCTGCGCCGGCACCAGGTGCGCCTGACCCAACTGAAGACTTTCGACGAGCGCTACAACGACACCGTGCGCGGACGTATCCGCGTGCTGCGCCCCGGCTACTACACGCGCATGGGCGCGGCGATCCGCCGGGCCACGCAACTGCTGCTCGAGCGCAAGGAGCGCCAGCGCGTACTGCTGATCCTCACCGATGGCAAGCCCAATGACCTGGATCTCTACGAAGGCCGCTACGGCGTCGAGGACACCCGTCAGGCGGTGCTGGAAGCCCGTCGCGCCGGGCTGGTGCCGTTCTGCATCACCATCGACCGCGAGGCGGCGGACTACCTGCCGCACCTGTTCGGCAGCCAGGGCTATCTGCTGATCAACGATCCGGCGCAGCTGCCGGTGCGGTTGCCGCAGCTCTATCGGCAGCTCACTCGCCGGCAGGGATAA
- a CDS encoding Crp/Fnr family transcriptional regulator translates to MLAHRVHHQILCGHHLFNVLNEEQLEQLLATSTLLNLEKGDKLFLQGEPAHAFYFVISGAVKIYRLTPEGQEKVLEVVGSRQTFAEAMMLMDTSNYVASAQALEPTQVYRFANRTYMELLHSNPQLPFSLLATLCVRLHRRINEIETLSLKNSTHRVVRYLITQLNRQGGEDNRFELPMAKQLVAGHLSIQPETFSRVLRRLIDEDIIDLSGRTVQVLDVARLEQFE, encoded by the coding sequence ATGCTCGCGCATCGCGTCCACCACCAGATTCTGTGCGGCCACCACCTGTTCAACGTGCTCAACGAAGAACAGTTGGAGCAGCTGCTCGCCACCAGCACGCTGCTCAACCTGGAGAAAGGCGACAAGCTGTTCCTCCAGGGCGAGCCGGCCCATGCTTTCTATTTCGTGATTTCCGGTGCGGTGAAGATCTACCGCCTGACCCCGGAGGGCCAGGAGAAGGTACTGGAAGTCGTCGGCAGCCGGCAGACCTTCGCCGAGGCCATGATGCTGATGGACACCTCCAACTACGTGGCCTCGGCCCAGGCGCTGGAGCCCACGCAGGTCTATCGCTTCGCCAACCGCACCTACATGGAGTTGCTGCACAGCAACCCGCAGTTGCCCTTCTCCCTGCTCGCCACCCTCTGTGTGCGTCTGCACCGGCGGATCAACGAGATCGAGACGCTGTCGCTGAAGAACTCCACCCACCGTGTGGTGCGCTACCTGATCACCCAGCTGAACCGCCAGGGCGGCGAAGACAACCGCTTCGAACTGCCGATGGCCAAGCAACTGGTGGCCGGGCACCTGTCGATCCAGCCGGAAACCTTCTCCCGCGTGCTGCGACGGCTGATCGACGAGGACATCATCGATCTCAGCGGGCGCACCGTGCAGGTGCTCGATGTCGCCCGCCTGGAACAGTTCGAGTAA
- a CDS encoding Crp/Fnr family transcriptional regulator: protein MTTDISLNRAWLANLPPFANSSREEQDDILRQASVLRLRCGTTVFEQGAPAEAFYLLVHGRLKATQLTGDGQRVLVRLVNPGDLFGFVRALGRRDYPATASATLESLALSWPTSQWEPLLARHPGFALNTVQAIGVRLQEAHVRFCELATEEVERRVAHTVLRLVQQSGSPEAEGIRIDFPVTRQDIAEMTGTTLHTVSRILSAWEDRGLVRGGRQKLLVRNPQQLMQIAGGDERESAPGGA from the coding sequence GTGACCACCGACATCTCCCTCAACCGCGCCTGGCTGGCCAACCTGCCGCCGTTCGCCAACAGCAGTCGCGAAGAACAGGACGACATCCTGCGCCAGGCCAGCGTGCTGCGCCTGCGCTGCGGCACCACCGTGTTCGAGCAGGGCGCTCCAGCGGAGGCCTTCTACCTGCTGGTCCACGGCCGCCTGAAAGCGACCCAGCTCACCGGCGACGGCCAGCGCGTGCTGGTGCGCCTGGTCAATCCGGGGGACCTGTTCGGCTTCGTCCGCGCCCTCGGCCGACGGGACTATCCGGCCACCGCCAGCGCCACCCTGGAGAGCCTCGCGCTGTCCTGGCCGACCAGCCAATGGGAACCCCTGCTGGCACGCCATCCCGGTTTCGCACTGAACACCGTGCAGGCCATCGGCGTGCGCTTGCAGGAGGCCCACGTGCGTTTCTGCGAACTGGCCACCGAGGAAGTCGAGCGCCGGGTCGCCCACACCGTCCTGCGTCTGGTGCAGCAATCCGGCTCTCCGGAGGCAGAGGGCATCCGCATCGATTTTCCGGTCACCCGCCAGGACATCGCCGAGATGACCGGCACCACCCTGCACACCGTCTCGCGCATCCTCAGCGCCTGGGAAGACCGCGGCCTGGTGCGCGGCGGGCGGCAGAAGCTGCTGGTCCGCAACCCTCAGCAACTGATGCAGATCGCCGGCGGCGACGAGCGGGAATCGGCGCCTGGAGGCGCTTGA
- a CDS encoding SUMF1/EgtB/PvdO family nonheme iron enzyme, which yields MRKTTLIGVPVALLVGAAILLLQPQYDTELAPETVKLAPRDFNFRPAGDYWQDKRAIDAPSRQEQLQPRFEVMKYQVSQAEYARCVADGDCLALDSGDTARDDLPLTGASLLDAQLYADWLSKRTGQAWRLPTDREWAFFAGSRWADDALRIEDDDGSNPAMRWLARYRFEAETRTSASALPQARGSHGLNEFGVADLGGNVWEWTQSCHQRVNLDTQGTQTHRAEFCSIRIAEGRHRAAINDFVRDARGGGCSAGQPPDNLGFRLVRDIP from the coding sequence ATGCGCAAGACAACCCTGATCGGCGTACCCGTCGCGCTCCTGGTCGGCGCCGCCATCCTGCTGCTGCAGCCGCAGTACGACACCGAACTGGCGCCGGAAACCGTGAAGCTGGCACCACGCGACTTCAACTTCCGCCCTGCCGGCGACTACTGGCAGGACAAGCGCGCCATCGACGCACCGTCGCGGCAGGAACAACTGCAACCGCGCTTCGAGGTGATGAAGTACCAGGTCAGCCAGGCCGAGTACGCCCGCTGCGTGGCCGACGGCGACTGCCTGGCGCTGGACAGCGGCGACACCGCGCGCGACGACCTGCCGCTCACCGGCGCCAGCCTGCTGGACGCGCAGCTCTATGCCGACTGGCTGTCGAAGCGTACCGGCCAGGCGTGGCGCCTGCCCACCGACCGCGAGTGGGCCTTCTTCGCCGGCTCGCGCTGGGCCGACGACGCCTTGCGCATCGAGGACGACGATGGCAGCAACCCGGCCATGCGCTGGCTGGCGCGCTATCGCTTCGAGGCCGAGACCCGCACCAGCGCCTCGGCGCTGCCACAGGCACGCGGCAGCCACGGCCTGAACGAGTTCGGTGTGGCGGACCTGGGCGGCAACGTCTGGGAGTGGACGCAAAGCTGCCACCAGCGGGTCAACCTCGACACCCAGGGCACCCAGACCCACCGCGCGGAGTTCTGCTCGATCCGCATCGCCGAAGGCCGTCACCGCGCCGCGATCAACGATTTCGTGCGCGACGCCCGCGGCGGCGGCTGCAGCGCCGGCCAGCCGCCGGACAACCTCGGCTTCCGCCTGGTCAGGGACATCCCTTGA
- a CDS encoding cytochrome c oxidase subunit 3, which produces MSTSPEVAVSTRRLPGDLAMWFFILAELTVFAILIIVFAVAQYLDVEGFRAGRAELDLSTALALTLTLLTAGFCAALAVEQVRHRRQGRAAALLGAALLLGLAHVVLKSGEYYHLATRGLDLEYSTFFTLFWLITGFHFLHVWLGLVIIGWMMLRCLRGAYRNEALGGLESGALYWHMVDLVWVVLFPLVYVLAPGS; this is translated from the coding sequence ATGTCCACTTCGCCTGAGGTCGCCGTCAGCACCCGGCGCCTGCCGGGCGACCTGGCGATGTGGTTCTTCATCCTCGCCGAGCTGACCGTCTTCGCCATCCTGATCATCGTCTTCGCCGTGGCCCAGTACCTGGACGTCGAAGGTTTCCGCGCGGGCCGCGCGGAGCTGGACCTGTCCACGGCCCTGGCGCTGACCCTGACCCTGCTCACCGCCGGCTTCTGCGCGGCGCTGGCGGTGGAACAGGTGCGCCACCGGCGCCAGGGGCGCGCGGCGGCCCTGCTGGGCGCCGCGCTGCTGCTGGGGCTGGCGCATGTGGTGTTGAAGTCCGGCGAGTATTACCACCTCGCTACCCGCGGGCTGGACCTGGAGTACAGCACCTTCTTCACCCTGTTCTGGCTGATCACCGGCTTCCACTTCCTGCACGTCTGGCTCGGGCTGGTGATCATCGGCTGGATGATGCTGCGCTGCCTGCGCGGGGCCTACCGCAACGAGGCGCTGGGCGGGCTGGAGTCCGGTGCGCTGTACTGGCACATGGTCGATCTGGTCTGGGTGGTGTTGTTCCCGTTGGTCTACGTATTGGCGCCCGGATCATGA
- a CDS encoding c-type cytochrome: MNKALVALLFGGLLVPTTAVMASTGEELFKAKACVACHSVDKKLVGPAFHDVAAKYGAQGDGVAHITNSIKTGSKGNWGPIPMPPNAVSPEEAKTLAEWIVTLK; encoded by the coding sequence ATGAACAAAGCCCTGGTTGCCCTGCTGTTCGGCGGGCTGCTGGTCCCAACCACAGCCGTCATGGCCAGCACCGGCGAAGAGCTGTTCAAGGCCAAGGCCTGCGTGGCCTGTCACTCCGTCGACAAGAAGCTGGTGGGACCGGCCTTCCACGACGTCGCGGCCAAGTACGGCGCACAGGGCGATGGCGTCGCCCACATCACCAACAGCATCAAGACCGGCAGCAAGGGGAACTGGGGGCCGATCCCGATGCCGCCAAACGCGGTGAGCCCGGAGGAAGCCAAGACCCTCGCGGAATGGATCGTCACGCTCAAGTAA
- a CDS encoding DUF3142 domain-containing protein — MLRAVAVGVALLLGSAPAGAGEVNAADHDAFWLWSGVAAQPVLAQARTLYVLQGQVSAPRYQDGRARLIAQGIAIPRLSQGEVWVVYRAHTLRWHEDIYRTLLAQLRRWRAAGNPVVGVQIDFDARTRYLGEYVDFLEDLRRRLPANCRLSITGLMDWGSNGAPETLNRLAGVVDEVVVQTYQGRQTIPNYAAYLPKVARLQLPFRIGLAQYGEWRAPDYLARSPWFRGYVVFLQNP; from the coding sequence ATGCTGCGGGCTGTCGCGGTCGGGGTGGCGCTGCTCTTGGGCAGCGCCCCGGCTGGCGCGGGCGAGGTGAACGCCGCCGACCACGATGCCTTCTGGTTGTGGAGCGGCGTGGCCGCGCAGCCGGTGCTGGCCCAGGCGCGCACGCTCTACGTGCTGCAAGGGCAGGTCAGCGCGCCACGCTACCAGGACGGCCGTGCCCGGCTGATCGCCCAGGGCATCGCCATTCCGCGCCTGTCGCAGGGTGAGGTCTGGGTGGTCTACCGCGCCCATACCCTGCGCTGGCACGAGGATATCTACCGCACCCTGCTGGCCCAGCTGCGCCGCTGGCGCGCCGCCGGCAATCCGGTGGTGGGCGTGCAGATCGACTTCGACGCGCGCACCCGCTACCTGGGCGAATACGTCGATTTCCTCGAAGACCTGCGCCGGCGCTTGCCGGCCAATTGCCGGCTGAGCATCACCGGGCTGATGGACTGGGGCAGCAACGGCGCGCCGGAAACCCTCAACCGCCTGGCCGGCGTGGTGGACGAGGTGGTGGTGCAGACCTACCAGGGGCGGCAGACCATTCCCAACTATGCGGCGTACCTGCCGAAGGTGGCGCGGCTGCAGCTGCCGTTCCGCATCGGACTGGCGCAGTACGGGGAGTGGCGGGCGCCGGACTACCTGGCACGGAGTCCCTGGTTCAGGGGGTATGTGGTGTTTCTGCAGAATCCCTGA
- the ytfE gene encoding iron-sulfur cluster repair protein YtfE, whose protein sequence is MNENLTERTLSDLAFSVPGSTALFHDYKLDFCCAGQRSLREAASEQGLDAQRIADELKALPSANEQTDWRLSSNDQLIDHILERYHKVHREQLPALIPLAERVENTHAAHPQCPAGLTAHLKKMQEELEWHMCKEESVLFPWLRQGIPLTHVQGPIGVMRHEHDEHSQSLAVLADLTGDLTVPTDGCNSWRRLYTGLEELRRDLMQHIHLENNLLFLGANHPA, encoded by the coding sequence ATGAACGAAAACCTCACCGAACGCACCCTCAGCGACCTGGCCTTCAGCGTGCCCGGCAGCACCGCGCTGTTCCACGACTACAAGCTCGATTTCTGCTGCGCCGGGCAGCGCAGCCTGCGCGAAGCGGCCAGCGAGCAAGGCCTCGACGCCCAGCGCATCGCCGATGAGCTCAAGGCCCTGCCGTCGGCCAACGAACAGACCGACTGGCGGCTCAGCAGCAACGACCAGTTGATCGACCACATCCTCGAGCGCTACCACAAGGTCCACCGTGAGCAGCTGCCGGCGCTGATCCCGCTGGCCGAACGTGTCGAGAACACCCATGCCGCGCACCCGCAATGCCCGGCCGGCCTGACCGCGCACCTGAAGAAGATGCAGGAAGAGCTGGAATGGCATATGTGCAAGGAGGAGAGCGTGCTCTTCCCCTGGCTGCGCCAGGGGATTCCGCTGACCCACGTGCAGGGGCCGATCGGCGTGATGCGTCATGAGCACGACGAGCATTCGCAGTCGCTGGCGGTGCTGGCCGATCTGACCGGCGACCTCACCGTGCCCACCGATGGCTGCAACAGCTGGCGCCGGCTCTACACCGGTCTGGAAGAGCTGCGCCGAGACCTGATGCAGCATATCCACCTGGAGAACAACCTGCTTTTCCTCGGCGCCAACCATCCGGCCTGA
- a CDS encoding cytochrome C oxidase subunit IV family protein — MRTLLIAWLLMLPMSVAGVWLGHRAPDALLPVAVILLLGLGKAWLIALRFMELNRGPRLWQSLLLGWPLAITGVILALHATH, encoded by the coding sequence ATGAGGACATTGCTCATTGCCTGGCTGCTGATGCTGCCCATGTCCGTCGCCGGGGTCTGGCTGGGCCACCGCGCGCCCGACGCGTTACTGCCGGTGGCGGTGATCCTCCTGCTCGGCCTGGGCAAGGCCTGGCTCATCGCGCTGCGCTTCATGGAGCTGAACCGTGGCCCTCGGCTATGGCAATCGCTGCTGCTCGGTTGGCCGCTGGCAATCACCGGCGTGATCCTGGCGCTTCACGCAACGCACTGA
- a CDS encoding cbb3-type cytochrome c oxidase subunit I: MMNPGNPYLKFASQSVAKPYFVFALMLFVGQIIFGLIMGMQYVVGDFLFPAIPFNVARMVHTNLLIVWLLFAFMGAAYYLIPEEADRELYSPKLAILLFWVFAIAGVLTILGYLLVPYAGLAKLTHNELLPTMGREFLEQPTITKIGIVIVALGFLFNIGMTMLKGRKTAVSVVMMTGLVGLAVFFLFSFYNPENLARDKYYWWWVVHLWVEGVWELIMGSMLAFVLIKITGVDREVVEKWLYVIIAMALITGIIGTGHHFFWIGAPGVWLWLGSIFSALEPLPFFAMVLFAFNMVNRRRREHPNKAAALWALGTTVTAFLGAGVWGFLHTLAPVNYYTHGSQLTAAHGHLAFYGAYAMIVMTMISYAMPRLRGIGEAPDARAQSLEIWGFWLMTISMLLITLMLTAAGVVQVWLQRLPADGAAMPFMATVDQLKIFFWLRLYSGVGFFIGLICYLLSFRQRGRVAVASGAAQVS; encoded by the coding sequence ATCATGAACCCGGGCAATCCCTATCTGAAATTCGCTTCGCAGTCGGTGGCCAAGCCGTACTTCGTGTTCGCCCTGATGCTCTTCGTCGGGCAGATCATCTTCGGCCTGATCATGGGCATGCAGTATGTGGTCGGTGACTTCCTGTTCCCGGCGATCCCGTTCAACGTCGCCCGGATGGTGCACACCAACCTGTTGATCGTCTGGCTGCTGTTCGCCTTCATGGGCGCGGCCTACTACCTGATCCCCGAGGAAGCCGACCGCGAGCTGTACAGCCCGAAACTGGCCATCCTGCTGTTCTGGGTGTTCGCCATCGCCGGCGTGCTGACTATCCTGGGCTACCTGCTGGTGCCCTATGCTGGCCTGGCCAAGCTGACCCACAACGAGCTGTTGCCGACGATGGGCCGGGAGTTCCTCGAGCAGCCGACGATCACCAAGATAGGTATCGTGATCGTGGCGCTGGGCTTCCTGTTCAACATCGGTATGACCATGCTCAAGGGTCGCAAGACCGCCGTCAGCGTGGTGATGATGACCGGCCTGGTGGGCCTGGCGGTGTTCTTCCTGTTCTCCTTCTACAACCCGGAGAACCTGGCCCGCGACAAGTACTACTGGTGGTGGGTCGTGCACCTGTGGGTGGAAGGCGTGTGGGAGCTGATCATGGGCTCGATGCTGGCCTTCGTGCTGATCAAGATCACCGGTGTCGACCGCGAAGTCGTGGAGAAGTGGCTCTATGTGATCATCGCGATGGCCCTGATCACCGGCATCATCGGCACTGGCCACCACTTCTTCTGGATCGGCGCGCCGGGCGTCTGGCTGTGGCTGGGCTCGATCTTCTCCGCCCTGGAACCGCTGCCGTTCTTCGCAATGGTGCTGTTCGCCTTCAACATGGTGAACCGCCGTCGCCGCGAGCACCCGAACAAGGCCGCCGCGCTCTGGGCTCTGGGCACCACCGTGACCGCCTTCCTCGGTGCCGGCGTGTGGGGCTTCCTGCACACCCTGGCTCCGGTGAACTACTACACCCACGGCTCGCAGCTTACCGCCGCCCACGGCCACCTGGCGTTCTACGGCGCCTACGCGATGATCGTCATGACCATGATCAGCTATGCCATGCCGCGCCTGCGGGGCATCGGCGAAGCGCCTGACGCCCGTGCGCAGAGCCTGGAGATCTGGGGCTTCTGGCTGATGACCATCTCCATGCTGCTGATCACCCTGATGCTCACCGCCGCCGGTGTGGTGCAGGTCTGGCTGCAACGCCTGCCGGCCGATGGCGCCGCCATGCCGTTCATGGCCACGGTCGACCAGTTGAAGATCTTCTTCTGGCTGCGCCTGTACTCCGGTGTCGGTTTCTTCATCGGGCTGATCTGCTACCTGCTGAGCTTCCGCCAGCGCGGCCGCGTGGCCGTTGCTTCCGGCGCGGCCCAGGTGAGCTGA
- a CDS encoding CbbQ/NirQ/NorQ/GpvN family protein, translated as MNAPAQNIPPLFYQATGNEVALFTEAAAHGMPVLIKGPTGCGKTRFVQHMAQRLNLPLYTVACHDDLSAADLVGRHLIGSDGTWWQDGPLTRAVREGGICYLDEVVEARQDTVVVLHPLADDRRELFIERTGESLVAPPGFMLVVSYNPGYQNLLKGMKPSTRQRFVALRFDYPTPEVEAGIIVREAGVAPELAQRLAQLGVALRRLGRQELEEVCSTRLLVLTARLLNAGVAPRDACRAGLAEPLSDDEATVAALMDLVDVHFA; from the coding sequence ATGAACGCCCCCGCCCAGAACATTCCGCCGCTCTTCTACCAGGCGACCGGCAACGAGGTGGCGCTGTTCACCGAGGCCGCCGCGCATGGCATGCCGGTGCTGATCAAGGGCCCGACCGGCTGCGGCAAGACCCGCTTCGTGCAGCACATGGCCCAGCGCCTGAACCTGCCGCTGTACACCGTGGCCTGCCATGACGACCTGTCGGCGGCGGACCTGGTCGGTCGCCACCTGATCGGCAGCGACGGCACCTGGTGGCAGGACGGCCCGCTCACCCGCGCGGTGCGCGAGGGGGGCATCTGCTACCTGGACGAAGTGGTGGAGGCGCGGCAGGACACCGTGGTGGTGCTGCACCCGCTGGCGGACGACCGCCGCGAGCTGTTCATCGAGCGCACTGGCGAATCCCTGGTGGCGCCGCCGGGCTTCATGCTGGTGGTGTCCTACAACCCCGGCTATCAGAACCTGCTCAAGGGCATGAAGCCCAGTACCCGCCAGCGCTTCGTCGCCCTGCGCTTCGATTACCCGACGCCGGAAGTGGAAGCCGGAATCATCGTCCGCGAGGCCGGCGTCGCGCCGGAGCTGGCGCAGCGTCTGGCGCAACTGGGCGTGGCCCTGCGCCGGCTGGGTCGGCAGGAGCTGGAGGAAGTCTGTTCGACGCGCCTGCTGGTGCTGACCGCGCGTCTGCTCAATGCCGGCGTGGCGCCGCGCGATGCCTGTCGCGCCGGGTTGGCCGAACCGCTGTCGGACGATGAAGCCACGGTCGCCGCGTTGATGGATCTGGTCGATGTCCACTTCGCCTGA
- a CDS encoding c-type cytochrome, translating to MSETFTKGMARNIYLGGGVFFFLVFLALTYHTEKKFPERTNQSELTESVVRGKLVWEQNNCVGCHSILGEGAYFAPELGNVAVRRGGDAAFGSFLAAWMKMQPLGVPGRRQMPQFHLSDQEVTDLAAFLLWTSKIDTNKWPPNKEG from the coding sequence ATGTCAGAGACATTCACCAAAGGTATGGCGAGGAACATCTACCTGGGAGGAGGCGTGTTCTTCTTCCTGGTGTTCCTCGCCCTCACCTATCACACAGAGAAGAAGTTCCCCGAACGCACCAACCAGAGTGAGCTCACCGAGTCGGTGGTGCGCGGCAAGCTGGTATGGGAGCAGAACAACTGCGTGGGTTGCCACTCGATCCTCGGTGAAGGCGCCTACTTCGCGCCGGAGCTGGGTAACGTCGCGGTCCGCCGTGGCGGTGACGCGGCCTTCGGCAGCTTCCTCGCCGCCTGGATGAAGATGCAACCGCTGGGCGTGCCCGGCCGCCGGCAGATGCCGCAGTTCCACCTGAGCGATCAGGAGGTCACCGATCTCGCCGCGTTCCTGCTGTGGACATCGAAGATCGACACCAACAAATGGCCGCCGAACAAGGAGGGTTGA